The genomic DNA ATGATTTTACCCTTACTGCTCCTACCCCCCGCCGCGCCGGCGGCCCTGGCCTGGACCACGATTCTGCTGTTTTCGCTGCTGCCCGCCGTGGTGATGGTGGGGGGCGGTAGTGGCCGTGCAGCGCCCGCCGGGGCCGGCGCTGCGCCATTCTGCATTTCGCGGCCGGCGTGGTGTTCTCGGTAGTGGCCGTGGAACTCATCCCCGCGCAGCTAAAGCTGCCAGTGCTGGTAGCCGTGTCCGCGCCGCCCGCGTTGCGCCTGGCTCACCGCTCGCTTACCCCCACCTACCCGGCCGATGAGCCGGCCGCAACGCCGTGATTGGCAACTACTGCCCCGCCGCCCGCCTGCCCCGCCTACGTGCGGAGCCATGCCTTTTTGGTTTAGCTTCTGGGTGTTACTTTATGCTCCCGGTCCGTCGGCCGTGGGACTTTCGTGCGTGCGGCTGGGCACGGCCGGCGCGGTGCCCGTGCTCGGCGGCTTGCGGCCCGGCGACCGGCTGGCCGGGGCCTACCTGCTGCAAGGCGAATTCACCCTGCGCCAGGGAGCCGGCGACGACTACATGAGTGGCCTGGCCAGGTAGCGCCTCAATTGATTTCATCACCTCCGTTTCGGGCTGCGGTTCAGCCCTGTGTCTTCCTTTTTTTCAACAATCCCATGAGTAAGTTCCTCACCTACGGCCTGGCCCTGGCCAGTCTGACCCTATTTGCCACCGGCTGCTCCGACAACAAGAGCCCCACCGAAACCACCACGGCTACCCCCGTCACTGCGGCCGCCCCCCCCGACAGCACCGCCGTACCCGCTGGCCTGGCTACCCAGTACACCTGCCCCATGCACCCCGAAGTGGTGGCCGACCAGCCCGGCAAGTGCCCGAAGTGCGGCATGAACCTGGTGGTGAAAAAGTAAATTGACGGAGAAGGAGTCACTTTTATATTATTATTGAGGTCATAAATTTAACTTCATGCACTCTCATAAAGTAATATTTCTCTCATCTGGTGCTGCCCGCCGTGCCCGTCGTAGCCGATATGGTCCCCGACGACGTGGGCCAGTAGGCCTACCACTGCCACACGAGCAACCACGCGGCGGCGGGTATGGCCACTTTTATGCGGTAAATCCGTAATTAGTCCTATAAAGCGTAAAACAGCAAGTCTGGTAGTCGACTTGACTTCCAGGCTTGCTGTTTTACGTTTGGTTGGTAGGCACGCGAAGTCGCCGGCTTTTCTGTGTTTATCAGCACCTGGCAGTGGCTGCGGAATGGCTCACGCAGCCAATAAGCTTACCGCTGATGGGTCCTTCGCTGGTGAACACTATCAAATTGAAGCCAGCCCGGAAGACCGCTAAAACCGCACCCTCAGGCCGCCACCGCCGCCAAAGCGGTTATCGTAGCTACCCATCAGCGAGAAGTTGCGGGAGAGCATATACTCTAGCCCGCTGTTCCAGACTACTTGCTTGGAGAAGTTGCGGTTGTTTTCCAGCTTGTTTACCCACCCAAAGTCAACCTGGTACTCATAATAGCCGAACGCCAGCAGTCGGGGGAAAATCATAATCTCGCGGCCCAGGCTGATGCGGGGGCGCAGCTGGTTGTCGATACGGGCATCGAGGCTGAACAGGTAGGGCGTCAGGAAGCGCAGGCCGACTACGGCCGTCGTGGTGGTTTTAATCACCACCTTGCCGTTCACCTGTTCTGTGGCGGGCGACATCATTCGTTTCCGGAAGTTCTCTACGTTTACGCCCCCAAACACGCGCAGGTAGTCGTAGAGGTAACGCTCGTAGGTAGCCTCCGTTTCCATATTGCGGTTCCAGCCGTTCTCCACGCTCAGGTTAAACTGGTTGCGGATGTTGGACGATACAAGGTTCAACGTGCCCATGTGCGAGGCGGCGTCGAGCAGGCCCCAGGTATAGTACTTATCAGTCTCGTGTAGTAGTTTGCTCACCGGTGAGCCCTTCAGGCGCGGGTCGCGGGGCGTATCGTAGCTCACGATGCGGGCCATGCCACTGGTGAGGTGGTAGAGAATGTGGCAGTGCAGAAACCAGTCACCCGACTCATCGCCCAGCACCTCAATCGTGACCTGCTTCATGGGCGGCACGTTCACGACGTTCTTCAAAGGTGAGTACTCGCCGTTTTCGTTGATGACCCGGAAAAAGTGCCCGTGCAGGTGCATGGGGTGGTGCATCATCGTCAGGTTGTTGTAGGAAATACGCGTAACCTGGTTGCGCCGAATCGGGATTTTATCGGCCGATTTCAGGGGCACGCCGTTCATGCTCCAGACGTAGCGTTGCATGTTGCCGGTGAGGTTGAGCAGCACGTTATGCACGGGTAGGCTGTCGGCGTAGGCCGTCCGCTTTAGCGCGCGCAGGTAGTCGTAGTTGTACTCCGAAAACATGTCCATGCCGCCCATGCCGGCCATCTTCTTGTCGCCGCCCATGTCCATGCCGGCCATCTTCTTGTCACCACTCATGTCCATGCCGGCCATTTTCTTGTCGCCGCTCATCGACATATCGTGTCCGGCGTGAGCCGTGTCAGCGGCCATCTTCGTGCCATCCATCTTCATGCCGGCCATATCGGGCTTAGATGAAGTCGGCTGGTCGCCCATCTTCATGCCGGCCATTTTCTTATCGCCGCTCATGTCCATGCCAGCCATCTTCTTGTCGCCATCCATATCTATGCCGCCCATTTTCTGGCCGCCGCTCATATCCATGCCAGCCATTTTCTTGTCGCCGCTCATGTCCATGCCGCCCATGTCCCCTTTTTTATCCTTTTTGCCCATCTGCATGCCCCAGTTGGCTTTCATCTGCTGAGGGTCAACGTGGTTGGGCCGGAACTTGAGGGCCGGCGCGCCCATGCGCATGTCCATCTTGGCCATCTGCTGCATGAGCGCGATTTTATCGGGCCGGACCAGCACCGGGCCAGCCACTACCGGGCCCGTGCCCAGGTAGGCCACGGTAGTGCCCGAACCGTCCTGGGCCATTGCCCGCAGCTCCAGCTTACCGGTGGGCGGAATGGTCACCAGAAAATCGTAGGTTTCGGCCACCGCGATGAACGTCTTGCTGTGCTTGACCGGCACCACGTCTTGTCCGTCAGAAGCAACCAGCAGCGGGTCACCGCCCAGGCTCGTCCAGAACTGGGTCGAGGCCGAGCCGTTGACGACGCGCAGGCGCACCCGCTCGCCGGGCTTCAGGTCCGGATACTGCTGTTCCGGCTGGCCATTGACCAGGAAGGCATTATAGTACACGTCGGCGATGCCGAAGGCATTCATGCGCTGTTTCCAGAAGTTGAGCTGCGCCCCGAAGGCCCCGCGGGCAATTACGCGGTTGAGCGGCGTGGCCGTGCCCTTGGCGATGTTGTACCAGTCGGTGCCCCGCTTGAGGTAGCGCAGCACGTTTTTGGGCTTCTGATTGGTCCAGTCCGAGAATACCACTACCAATTCCTTGTCATACTTCAGACGTTCCTGCTTGGCCTCAATGACGATAGCCCCAAATTCCCCGCTCTGCTCCTGTAGCATCGTGTGCGAGTGGTACCAGTAAGTGCCGGCCTGCTTGAGGGGAAACTGGTATTTCTGGGTCTGGCCCGGCTCAATGGGCGGCGTGTTGAGGTAGGGTACGCCGTCGTAGAAGTTGGGCACCAGCAGGCCATGCCAATGCACCGACGTTGCTACGGACATCTCGTTCTTGACGTAGATAACGGCGTAGTCACCCTCCGTGAAGTGCAACGTAGGACCAGGAACGCTACCGTTGACGGTCATACCCATCACGGGCTTGCCCGCCTTGTTCACCATCTCCTCCCGCATAGTCAGGCGGTACACGGTCGTATCGGTCTGGGCCCCGGCCGGCCGGACCATGAGCAACAGGCCGATTACAGCCAGGATTTTACTAAAAGTAGAAGTCATTACGAAAATTATTTAATGGCCCAGAAGGCCCACCAGCTACCGGAAATAACCGGCGCTGACCTATGCAATGGATTGGGTTTCTGTTACTCTCTCCGGGAGAATACAGTTTGGTGCGA from Hymenobacter psoromatis includes the following:
- a CDS encoding copper oxidase — translated: MVRPAGAQTDTTVYRLTMREEMVNKAGKPVMGMTVNGSVPGPTLHFTEGDYAVIYVKNEMSVATSVHWHGLLVPNFYDGVPYLNTPPIEPGQTQKYQFPLKQAGTYWYHSHTMLQEQSGEFGAIVIEAKQERLKYDKELVVVFSDWTNQKPKNVLRYLKRGTDWYNIAKGTATPLNRVIARGAFGAQLNFWKQRMNAFGIADVYYNAFLVNGQPEQQYPDLKPGERVRLRVVNGSASTQFWTSLGGDPLLVASDGQDVVPVKHSKTFIAVAETYDFLVTIPPTGKLELRAMAQDGSGTTVAYLGTGPVVAGPVLVRPDKIALMQQMAKMDMRMGAPALKFRPNHVDPQQMKANWGMQMGKKDKKGDMGGMDMSGDKKMAGMDMSGGQKMGGIDMDGDKKMAGMDMSGDKKMAGMKMGDQPTSSKPDMAGMKMDGTKMAADTAHAGHDMSMSGDKKMAGMDMSGDKKMAGMDMGGDKKMAGMGGMDMFSEYNYDYLRALKRTAYADSLPVHNVLLNLTGNMQRYVWSMNGVPLKSADKIPIRRNQVTRISYNNLTMMHHPMHLHGHFFRVINENGEYSPLKNVVNVPPMKQVTIEVLGDESGDWFLHCHILYHLTSGMARIVSYDTPRDPRLKGSPVSKLLHETDKYYTWGLLDAASHMGTLNLVSSNIRNQFNLSVENGWNRNMETEATYERYLYDYLRVFGGVNVENFRKRMMSPATEQVNGKVVIKTTTTAVVGLRFLTPYLFSLDARIDNQLRPRISLGREIMIFPRLLAFGYYEYQVDFGWVNKLENNRNFSKQVVWNSGLEYMLSRNFSLMGSYDNRFGGGGGLRVRF